TCCTTGTGTATTAAATCAAACACATCGAAAACAAAATATATAGATCAAAATGTTTATAAATTTTCTGGttagaataaaaaaaatcatacaatGATAGCTAGAACCAACGCAGTAGCGAAAAGCGATCCACGAAATCCTTCTTGAAATCCAACCGTCGTAGCAACAGCAGTAACAATAGCTGAATGTGAAGACGACATCCCACCATATCCAATCAATTGTTTAGGAACCCATTTTCTTTCCTtataccaacaaaaaaaatattaatcaatatTCAATTGTTTAGGATCGTTGAATTGGGATCGATCAGAATGAAGAATCGCcataaattttatttgttaatagaGCAAGCAAAATACATTTCAAATTAAACCCTAAAGATGATATTTTTCActacaaaacaataaaaaatatatatatataagatcacAAATTAAGCAAATTGATAAGACAACAAATTGTTGAATAATATAGTGAATATCGAATGTAAAAATATATCAAGCGAGAAATATAGAAGCAGAAGTAGTTGCAGAGATGAGAGAAACTTActgttaaaaaaagaaaaaaatttaaatagttAACGAACCTTGTTTAACATTCATGTTACGACTCTTAATGCTATTGAATTGTCGAATGAATGTTTTCCATCTCGGTCCAGCAACGATCTTTGGCCACTCACGCACTTTCATCCATCTACGGAACCGCCACTGCATCTCTTTAATCCAAAATCAaattaaccctaaataaaattGATGAATTAAAACAACccaaaatcaaattaattcatataaacaacccaaaatcaaattaattcatataaataacccaaaatcaaattgattcatagcaattttaaatttgaatttgaatttgttatACGAATCTGCCatgaataacaaaaaaaacaaaggtAAATGACCCAAAAGTTAAAAAGAGGTCACAACTATGCGTTGGATTCACCTTCCTCCGTGATATGGAAGATCACAACTATGCAGAGGatttaaagtaaataataaatacaaaattcAATTTCACAGCTACCTGTGTACCAGAAGCAGGCTACAATAAATCTGTAATCATCTTGATTGATAAGTGAATTTGGGGCTTAGGGTTTTCGTATGGGGTGAGGGTATATTGTCAGATCGTTGTTTGTTAGCATGGCAGATAGCAAAAGAAACATATGCTTGAACGTTTGTTATTGTGTTGTCGTGAGGAGAGAGCGATTGAGAGAGAGGAATGAGAGAATTGTTTGAGTTCTTTCGGTAAATGCAGAGAGAGAAGAAGCTTTatcaatttctttttttgtttacgTTGGAAAGCAGAGTGACTTAAAGAGAAAATAGGGGAATTGTGCACGATTCAATAAAGAGAGATATTCTAAAGTTTGCATTATATTTTTCAATGCAATTTTGAAATAGATACAGATGAAAAATGACTTGTAACAAAAAAAATGACAATCTTTTTTGGAATAGTACAAATTTCTTTGGTATTCCCCATATCCTTCTATATAAAAAGGTAATTATTTTTTACGTGTATCAAGAATCCCTCCATATTCTtccattaataaataaaataaaaaatttaatgtaaataattaataaaaaagtaattattttttaaataaaaattttccttttttagaaAGTTTGTAAAACCTGAGAATTGTTGTGAGCAtgacacttgtcaaaattgcccaaaaactcattttgctttattattatgtatgattAGGTGGATACCAATTTTTTAATGGGTTAAAATTTTCATATCGCTTGAGCGAGTGACAAAAAATTATACAAAGTTGACttctatttttatattatgaaaATTGTTTTCAAGTAAATTTAAGTCATCTTTTATCAATAATTTCTATACATGTTATATAATAACCAATAATAAAATTTGACTAAATTTATTGTACACCAATAatgaatattaataataaatattttttaataaaaaatatcattcattttatatattattatatagatAAATTTATATTGATGAATGGTGAACTTGACCCGTTAAGGTTTTAAACACTtactataaatataaatatatgtacTCTCACTTTATTATAAGCACTTATTTCGGAATAGAGAAGTGTCGAGGAGTCTCGAAGAGTTACCAGTTTTAATGAGATTAATGCTTCAGGACCACGAGAAAGAGAGACGCTACGTTTCCacctaaaatcttaaggtgttagATAAATAGGTCATTCTCTCTTATAAATCAAACATTCCACCCGTTCACAGGCAACGTGGGACTTAAAAAACTGACACTTGCACATAACATTCTTCTCCATAAGTGTGAGTCCTCCGCATCCTATAACAGAGTCCAACACCGGATCCAGCTCTCGCTCTCCTACAAAGTCTGAAGGTGTgtgaaacacaagaaagggggtttgaTTTGGGTTTCAAGATATAAAATCAAATTCTTCCCAAGTCAAAAACAAAgaacacaataaaaaaaataacacaattatttttatcctcgtTCACTGTTAACTAAGTTAATTCAGTCCACCCGCCAATATGATTTTgccttctcaataaggacttaatccactataatcgaatgattacaaaaacaacaacaaagacCAACTGTCAATGTTGCAAACCACAAAGACTACCCGTCAGTGTCTTCTTGAGAAATCTGACTATaacctagtctctcaaggaactatCAACTCACAAGTTGAATACAAAGGTTGTGTTAACAGAGATGCTTCTAGATTACACAAATTTGAAAACAATCAAATAACACAAAAATGTTAAGCAAGTATATGAACAAAAGTTCACTTGCTGCAAGTTAACGAACAAAAGTTCACTTGCtttacaaaactatacaaaaaaatAATCAGAGagatttgagcagcgtttcaaCATAAGTTTTGTTGAATGATCGTTGTTGTCTTCAATCTTCCTTTTATAGCCAAAAAAAGAAGTCAGTTGGAGGGTAGAATTAGAATACTCAATTCTAGTTGTTTTTTCCGCAACAGACAGTGAGGGAGTGGTTGACAACATAATACCATAGTACAGTCCTTACGCCATCCTATCCGGGTAATGGAAACATATGTACCTCGTACTATTTCCTCACGTAAACCAATTTTGATCTTATCTTTTAATCTTCAAAGACTTCTAATAGTTGTTGATGAAGTTCTCTTAGAAGGGCCAAAACTTGAATCTTCAGAGCCTAAGTCTTCATATTCATAGTCTTCAGGACCTGTTCACTAGAGTCTTGTCTTCACAGTtttcaacacttggtcttcagaatctCAGAGCCTAATcctaagtcttcagagtcttcagaacttgttcaccCAGAaacttgtcttcagagtcttcagcacttggtcttcaaaatCTCTGTCTTCAAAATCTTTAGAACTTGTTCttccagaaccttgtcttcagaatcttcagaacttggACAACATAATCATAGAGCAAAAGGAGTATCTAGAAGCTCTTTCATAAGAGTCATGATCATAAGCTCTATCACTAACGTTTATCAAAACCATTGTTATAGAAGCATCCTAGAATTTGTCTGAGTCTGTAAATACCACTAGTTTCTTCAAGAGTCAGCGTGTTGAGTTTAGAACCTGATGACGTCACATGCCTTTTTTTCAGAGTCAGAATATGTTAGAAAAAGGTACACACTGGACAAAAAACTGTAAATCATTTCTAAACCCACAAATATTTCGCATATAATTTacgaaaaataaatcaaataacacACCACACAAGAGTGTCATACttcatataaacatcacaataatCATTCCTGCTTCGTAACACAGGTTACATCAATTTAAAGCATACATCTAATAATAACTCAACACATTCATTTAAAATTTTGCAGCGGAATCATCGTCATAATATCATACTTCTCAAAAACTCATAATATTAGTTTCCTCAATTTGAAACCATTTCAACACTCAAAATAATCAAAATTCATGTCGACAATCAAAAGAAACATAACAATCGCAAAAGATAGCGTtctctgtaacacccgtatatttttaatttctaatttaattggaaatttaattaataattagaattattggtggtttgtggagtttaattggaaaagaatggtttatgatgttggaccatgtgtgatgttaaggaatgagggggtgttatattAGTAAAGGCTCTATTCTaattaaaggttattttataaaataataaggaattaggagaaaggaaaaaggaacgtgaaaagcagagtagggagatgagagattggaaagctgatacgtgaagaggaacaaagaagaagaagaccaaTCGAGAaatatttggctaaggtaaggggtgactactctaattatatggtattatgattttgatgatgataggattgaattaagggtcTAGAAtatctatttgggatgttaggttttgtgaaataccaacactgacatcatgatttgatgaattgactgcaattgatgatgtagtattgttacatggtgttatagtatgttgtttgtgcatt
The Vicia villosa cultivar HV-30 ecotype Madison, WI linkage group LG6, Vvil1.0, whole genome shotgun sequence genome window above contains:
- the LOC131609767 gene encoding uncharacterized protein LOC131609767; its protein translation is MLNKERKWVPKQLIGYGGMSSSHSAIVTAVATTVGFQEGFRGSLFATALVLAIIVLNQIVIELSPEHPLTDSRPLLELLGHTPPQVQ